Genomic DNA from Dioscorea cayenensis subsp. rotundata cultivar TDr96_F1 chromosome 1, TDr96_F1_v2_PseudoChromosome.rev07_lg8_w22 25.fasta, whole genome shotgun sequence:
CTTAATTTCACTCTTGTAAACAAATGGCTTCTTTTGAAGGATTCGACTATGAACTTTGTGAAGTTTGGAGAGGTTTCGAGCGGAAACTTTCTAAGATGGCAAAAAGATGAAATTTCTNNNNNNNNNNNNNNNNNNNNNNNNNNNNNNNNNNNNNNNNNNNNNNNNNNNNNNNNNNNNNNNNNNNNNNNNNNNNNNNNNNNNNNNNNNNNNNNNNNNNNNNNNNNNNNNNNNNNNNNNNNNNNNNNNNNNNNNNNNNNNNNNNNNNNNNNNNNNNNNNNNNNNNNNNNNNNNNNNNNNNNNNNNNNNNNNNNNNNNNNNNNNNNNNNNNNNNNNNNNNNNNNNNNNNNNNNNNNNNNNNNNNNNNNNNNNNNNNNNNNNNNNNNNNNNNNNNNNNNNNNNNNNNNNNNNNNNNNNNNNNNNNNNNNNNNNNNNNNNNNNNNNNNNNNNNNNNNNNNNNNNNNNNNNNNNNNNNNNNNNNNNNNNNNNNNNNNNNNNNNNNNNNNNNNNNNNNNNNNNNNNNNNNNNNNNNNNNNNNNNNNNNNNNNNNNNNNNNNNNNNNNNNNNNNNNNNNNNNNNNNNNNNNNNNNNNNNNNNNNNNNNNNNNNNNNNNNNNNNNNNNNNNNNNNNNNNNNNNNNNNNNNNNNNNNNNNNNNNNNNNNNNNNNNNNNNNNNNNNNNNNNNNNNNNNNNNNNNNNNNNNNNNNNNNNNNNNNNNNNNNNNNNNNNNNNNNNNNNNNNNNNNNNNNNNNNNNNNNNNNNNNNNNNNNNNNNNNNNNNNNNNNNNNNNNNNNNNNNNNNNNNNNNNNNNNNNNNNNNNNNNNNNNNNNNNNNNNNNNNNNNNNNNNNNNNNNNNNNNNNNNNNNNNNNNNNNNNNNNNNNNNNNNNNNNNNNNNNNNNNNNNNNNNNNNNNNNNNNNNNNNNNNNNNNNNNNNNNNNNNNNNNNNNNNNNNNNNNNNNNNNNNNNNNNNNNNNNNNNNNNNNNNNNNNNNNNNNNNNNNNNNNNNNNNNNNNNNNNNNNNNNNNNNNNNNNNNNNNNNNNNNNNNNNNNNNNNNNNNNNNNNNNNNNNNNNNNNNNNNNNNNNNNNNNNNNNNNNNNNNNNNNNNNNNNNNNNNNNNNNCTATTTGTTTTCtaataatatgaatttaaataatgGTTTTATGGGACAACCACTAGATAATCTACTGGAAGTCACCTTAAATGGTGGATGAGTAGTGCAAAGTTGAATCTCTTGTGCTACAATACTATATAATACTATGTTAATATATACTATATACATACTGTGAAAATGTTGTATTGATAGCGTTCATCGATTTTTCATAGGGTCTCCTGTTGGGAGAAGCCGTATTCTCCACCATTCAAGGAATGCAATTCATGGAGGATTTACCATTGTGGAATTATAgtccatgatatatatatatatatatatatcatcttggAGGCATATGGTAGGCCCTAATTGTCCCACGTGTTACCCAACCCCACATGGTAAATTTTTAGATGATCGTTAAGCCAATGTAACTGGTGCACCAGTACCGTACCTACTCCTTTATGAGGCGGCGCTTGTCatcattctttaaaaaaaacaaataatctcacatctattaatttaaaaaatataaatttaaatatatatatatatatatatagattgaaTCAGACCAATGATTTGTTGCATATAGCATTCTTGTAAGTGTAATTCAGTATTTCTCACTAACATAATTTTGTCAGGCTTTTGACACTGGCATTCGTATGAGCGGCACTCTCCCTGTAGGGAGGATTAGTAGCTTTGCTGGCACCAAAGCCGAGGATCGATAGTTGGTTCATGTTTCATGCAATATGAGGGGCAACCGAGATGTCTATAACTGAGTAGACACAAGGATAATGTTAATAAACATACAATACACACAAGATATATACCACACTGAAGAAGATTGGGTTTGTGCTAAAAGCAGTGTAATACAACAAAAAAGATAACATATTTAGTATACATTCATGAAATGGATGCAAATGATGAAATGAAGTTAAATGCTTTTTGCTTATTAATCATGGTAACTGGAAAGATGATTTCTTCATTATTTCCGGAGTCAGTGGCGAGACATGTTATGGGTTTTCACAAAAAGAacatttttgttaattataactGAGGGAGGTTTCAGtcatgaaaaccataatcatgGGACTAAACATAGGACATATTATCTGCTTCAGCAAAGCTTTAATGATGGTGTAGACGTGAGTGGAGGTTTGTTTGGTTTAGATAAATAATCTTAGCGCGTATGCACATAttgacctttttttttgtttcaattaatAACATAAGTTCATTAAATGCAAAAGTACAAAGTAGAGTGCATCAAATTCCCGAATTATATATGATGACATTATTTTCCCATGATATTTGGTCAACGCAACACAGTCAGTTCATACAATCTTATTACAAAGGACGATTACTACATTTATGGGTTTTAGAATGCGATGTAGATAGGACTTGttgtaaaaaaaagagaataatacTGTACTTAGCCATCTATTAGTCCTAATCTCTAAGCTATCTTGTAGCTTACATTCCCTATGTACTCCTTGATTACCGCCACATTTTTAGGATCTGAATAGTTCATGGTTCAGCAATATAAACAACACAACCAGCACCATATTCTGTGTGCAGGATTGTAACAATCTTTCTTCTCTGATTGAATTCTTTAATGGTATCAgagcctttttcttcttccaaatgTCTACCACTAGTTCTACCTCATCTAAAACCATCAGCACCATGATTTCAACCACAACCGGTTTACTCCCAATGCAACCCTTCGGCCACTTAATAAATATCAAGCTTGGCCATGAGAATTATCTTCTCTGGAAGGTACAGATGATGCCTTACCTCCGGAGCCAACAGCTTCTAGGTTTTGTTGACGGCTCCATCAGCGCCCCTGAAAAAATCATCACCATGTCCACAGAGAGTGGCGCAGCTCAGGTTCCCAACCCAGTGATCGAGACATGGGCTGCGGCGAGGATCAAAGCCATCCCTCGGTGCCATTCTCTCATCCCTGACTCCAGAAGTGCTCTCTCAAGTGCTACTCTTAAACACATCTCATGAGGTGTGGATCGCCTTGGAATGTAGATTTGCATCACAGTCAAAAGCGCGGATCATGAATGTTCATCGCCAACTCGTCACGGTCCAGAAAAAGGGCATGTCAATGGCAGACTACTTTGGAAAGGTCAAGGCCATGGCTGATTTACTGAGTACCTGCAGTGTTGCCCTATCTGAGGAAGAGATTGTTGCATATATGCTCACTGGCTTGGATGCAGATTACGACCCAATTGTGACATCGCTCACCACTAAATCTGAACCAGTAAGCCTTAATATGCTCACCTCCTCTCCTTTGAGATGCGCCAGGAGCAGAATCAAGCTGTGATGCAAGTGAACTCCACTACCCGGAACTACCGTGGCGGAGGTCGTGGTCGTAGCTATCGCGGACGCGGCTTCCATGGCCAGAACCGCAATAATCACGAGCGTCAAGGACAAGGATCGAACAACTACACTTCAAACAAGCCAAAGTGCCAAGTGTGTGGCAAGGTGGGGCATGTTGCTCTAAAATGTTACCACCGATTCGATCACTCCTACCAGGCAGAGGAAACCAAGGTTGTGGCTGCTGCTCGTACCTCGCCGGGGTATATGGTGGACACTGGGTGGTACACGAACACGAGCACGACCGACCATATCCTTTGGTGAGATCGAGCGCCTTCTTGTCCCGAGTATGGGGGGCAAGGATCAGGTGCAAGCTGCAAATGGTTCAGGTATGCGCATTTTTCATATTGGTCATTCACAGATTCATACTCCTTGCCAAACTCTCCACTTGAAAAATGTTCTTCATGTTCCAAAAGCTTCTAAGAATCTTTTGTCAGTACATCGATTTGTTGTTGATAATGATGTTATGTTTGAGTTTTACCCCAATCACTTTGTTGTTAAGGATCTGGCCACGAGGAAGGTACTTCTTCAAGGTCGCAGTAAAGGTGGCTTGTATCCTTTTCCGTCCAATGTCGCTACCACAACCAAGAGTGCCTTCTCAAGCATAAGAACCTCTCACAAGCAGTGGCATTGCCGGCTGGGCCACCCCTCCTTTGCAGTTGTCCAACAAGTAGTCCAGCACAATAATCTTCCTTGTCCTAGTAATAATAGAGATACTTTTATTTGTGATGCCTGTCAATGTGCAAAGAGCCATCAGTTACCTTTTCCTCTATCAACTAATATATCTTCTTCACCTCTTGAGCTTGTATTCTCCGATGTATGGGGTCCAGCCCTCACTTCTGTTGGGGGACATAAGTATTATGTGAGCTTCATTGATAACTTTAGTAAATTTGTTTGGCTCTATCCTCTGAAACAAAAGTCTGATGTTACTAGTGTGTTTATTCAGTACCAAAAACATATTGAGAGGTTACTTTACAAAAAGATCCTTTGCATTCAATCTGATTGGGGAGGAGAGTATCAAAAACTACACTCTTTTCTTACTCAAACCGGAATTGCACATCGTATCTCTTGTCCTTACACTCATTAACAAAATGGTTCTGCTGAGAGGAAGCACCGACATGTAGTCGAGGTAGGTTTATCTCTTCTTGCTGCAGCTTCTATGCCCTTGAAGTTTTGGGACGAAGCATTTCAAACAGCAGCCTACCTCATAAACAGACTTCCTAGCAAAGTGATAAACTCTAGCATTCCTCTAGAACGTCTCCTAGGTGCTAAACCCAATTACACTCTGCTGAAAACTTTTGGTTGTGCATGCTGGCCCAACCTCAGGCCGTACAATTCACATAAGCTTCAATTTCGATCAAAGCGCTATGTGTTTTTAGGTTATAGCAGCATGCATAAGGGATACAAATGCCTAGACCCTTCCAATGGCAGAGTTTATGTGTCTAGGGATGTTACCTTTGATGAACAAGTTTTCCCTTTCTCTGAAAATCCTTCTTCCTCTAGCATATACTATACATCCGATCAAATTCTTCTACCCAACCTGCTTTCAACCAGCTCAGTAATTCTAATAATTCTATGCCCATGAATGATCAATTGGCTAATGTGCATACTTGTGCTTCATCTGACACTACCTTGCAGCAGCAACCTGAATCTATTTTGCAGGCAACAGAGTTTGGAGACACTATATCTCATCATGTTGTTGCTGATACTAACGCTACAGCTACTGCTCCTGCAATGGCAGATCCTGATGCTATCACCATAAACACTAATGGTAATGTGTCTACTTCAGATCAAAGTGTATCGCGACATCCAATGAGGACTCGACTCCGGGATGGCATACGACAAATCAAGGAGTATAAAGATGGTACTGTGAGGTATGCAGGTACAACAATTGTTGAACCAATCAATCATATTGATGCTTTAGAAGATGTAAATTGGAGACAAGCTATGGAAACCGAGTATGCAGCTCTTATGAGAAACAAAACCTGGCATTTTGTTCAACCACAGAAGGGAATAAACTTGATCGATTGCAAGTGGGTATTCAAGCTTAAAAGAAGAGCTGACGGGTCTGTTGATCGGTACAAAGCCCGTTTGGTGGCAAAGGGATTCAAGCAATGATAcggcattgattatgaagataCGTTCAGCCCGGTGGTCAAATCAACAACCATTAGGCTTATTCTGTCTCTAGCAGTTTCAAAGGGGTGGAATTTGCGGCAATTGGACGTGCAGAATGCGTTCCTTCACGGCATTCTTGAAGAGGAAGTCTTTATGAAGCAACCACCCGGGTTTGAGGATCCTCAACAACCGCAACTAGTATGTAAGCTCGACAAGGCTCGTAGATGGGTTAAAAAGCAGGCCCCCTAGAGCTCGGCACTCTCGCCTCAGCTCCAAACTCTGTGAGTTGGGATTCACTCCTTCTCGAGCTGACACCTTTCTATTCATTTACAACCATGAAGATGTGACAGTGTACATGCTTGTTTATGTAGATGACATAATTGTCACAGGATCCTCTAATCAAGTAGTGAACCAACTACTTCAGAAGCTACATGCTGAATTTGCTATGAAAGATTTGGGTGAGCTTCATTACTTCTTGGGCATTGAGGTGAAGAAAACATCTACATGCATTGTTCTTACTCAATCCAAGTACACTTCTGATTTATTAAAGAAGATGAATATGGATAAATGCAAACCTGTTACTACACCAATGACTACTACAGAGAAGCTATCTCGAACAGAAGGAGAACCTCTATCTTCTGAAGATGCAACCAAGTATCGAAGTATAGTAGGAGCCTTGCAATACCTTACCCTGACTAGGCCTGACATCTCCTTCTCTGTAAACAGAGTGTGTCAATTTCTGCATTCACCCACAACTCAACATCTAACAGCAGTAAAAAGGATTCTGAGATATCTCAAATACACAGCTGAGTATGGTCTATCAATGAACAAGTCTGACTCTGAATTAGTGAGTGTCTTCTCCGATGCTGATTAGGCTGGCTGCCCAGATGACAGAAGATCAACAAGTGGGTTTGCAGTATTCTTTGGGACAAATCTCATATCGTGGAGCTCCAGAAAACAGGCTACGGTCTCAAGGTCAAGCACTGAGGCCGAATATAAAGCGCTGGCTAATGCCACAGCTGAAGTCATTTGGGTTCAGTCCTTACTTGGTGAACTTGGAGTGTTCCAATCTAGAGCGCCGTGCTCGTGGTGTGACAACCTAGGCGCTATTTACTTGTCTGCGAATCCTGTTTTTCATGCAAGGTCCAAACATATTGAGGTAGATTTCCACTTTGTTCGTGAAAGAGTTGCTCTCAAAGCATTGGAGATCAGGTTCATTCCAAGTCAAGTTCAAGTAGCTGATGTGTTTACAAAACCAGTAACAGCAAGACAACTAAGAATAGCTCAGGGCAATCTCAATCTGATGAGTTGAGATTGAGGGGGAAtgtaaaaaaaagggaataatACTGTACTTAGCCATCTATTAGTCCTAATCTCTAAGCTATCTTGTAGCTTACATTCCCTATGTACTCCTTGATTACCGCCACATTTTTAGGATCTGAATAGTTCATGGTTCAGTAATATAAACAACACAACCAGCACCATATTCTGTGTGCAGGATTGTAACAATCTTTCTTCTCTGATTGAATTCTTTCAATGACATTGTGCTTGCTGGACACCCATGACAACTCTCCTTGTCCAATAACTCCAGAGCCTGGGTGAGAACCATTCATAGTGAATGTGATATCATAGGTAATTTGTTGATCTAATCGGCTGAAGCTAAACTGGTACTGAGAGAGGTACATTTTCACAAATGGTGGCTCTATGAATGTGGCATTATAGATTTCACTAGCGTCCCCCACGTTCGTCACTGTTCGACTAATAGTGGTGCTTGCTGGGCTCGATGCCATTAGTATGCCAATTGAGGGATAATTGAGTTGCTCACCAGAGATGGATCTAGTGCActgtttgttgtttttggtgAACCTTTGCACCTCTGTATTGTTATTAGAAAACATTCCACAAAGATTGGCAACATAATCATCTAGTTCAATGTTGTAGACAAGACCTGGATCCATGGCATTCGTCGCATTGACTTGCCTAGCTCCCCGTTGGAGAATGTTGGCACTATCATTAAAAGTTGCTTCATCAAAGATTGGTCTTCCATCTAAATCAAATGTGTTGATTGTAGTGACGAGTGCTGACTGGATCTCTAGTATTGACCATTGACGCTTGTTTTCGTACTTTAACTTGCTCATAATAAGAGCCACAATTCCAGAGACATGAGGTGAAGCCATGGATGTGCCACTCGCAAAGTTGAATGTCTTTGTTTTTAGATGGGATGGAAAGAGCCCAACTTCCACTGGCCATGTAGATAGAATATTCACTCCGGGTGCGGTGACGTCTGGCTTCATAATGTTTCCGTTATACTTGGCAGGGCTTCTCGACGAGAAGGAGGCCAATGTTGGAGATGGGTGAATATCAAATATAGTGCCACCGAAAGTGATCTTTGCTGTTGGTGTGGAGTTTGACATAATATAATCTTTAAGTTGAATGGTATCTTTGTAGCTCACATATGCTACAGAAAGATGGTGAGCATCTGAAGATGTTGTGTTCCCATACTTGTCAAAATTCATAATGATCATGCCAGCACCTCCAGCATTCCTGACGACATCACCTTTTTTAATGTTCTCTATATCTCCAGTCTCACACATCACAATCTTATCTCAAACATTGATGCCCTTTAAATTCGAGCATATCAGTTGCCTATATCATCCGTTGCTACCTGGATAAACAATGGGATAAAATTTGTTAGCAACCATATTGGGTTGGTAGGCACTTTCTCCATGGAATTGTGTCCCATTGCCGAGTGTCACAGTTGCTCTTATTCTTCGATCTGTAGTTGTTGCATCGACAACCATATCCCACGGTGCAGCATGACTCAATGTCTCTGGGTCTGGGCTATAGTTACCAGCAACTGTGCAGGGGAAGATCCCCTTCTGCATTGCTGAGAATGTGCCAACAGCAACATCATCCCCAAGAAATGATGTAGGCAAGTAAGGAGGTCATAACCCGAAGGACATTTGAAGGATGTGCACCCCATCTTGAATTGCTTTATCTATATCTGCTAAAACACCAGTTGTTTCGCAACCTATACTTATAAAACACACCTTGTACACTGATATAAATGCTTTCGGCACCGTTCCTGCTGCTCTTCCAAGAGCTTGGTCGAGGACCTCCGCATTATCCACAAAGTTGCCTGCTGCAATGCCGGCCACATGTGTGCCGTAACCTTGATCTATGTCACTTGGCGGAGTGGTGCTATTAGCTATATTAAAAGATTGTGCCACAATGACTTTACCATTACAAGGTGTTCGGAGATAACAACTTGCGTTCCATCCTGCTGGGCGGGGAGGCATTCCTGTGTCATCAAAAGAAGGatggggcatgtgaatgcctgTATCCAACACTCCGATGATGATCCCCTCGCCGTAAAATGAGTTGCTTGTGGACCAAACTCCAAATAAAGTGCTCAGGTTTAGGAAGTCATGAGTATAGGTCGTTTGGAGGTGAAGTGTCCTGCTCGGATTTGCATGAAGAAATCCATCCATCTTCTCCATATCTCTCACTTCTTCAGGTGTTAATCTTGCTGCAAACCCGCTGATTGCTTCTTTATAAGAGAAAAGCATCCGTGGCTCGCCTGTATCGAGAGTAGTGTTGGGCAAAAAGGACTTATGGCAGTTCTCTAAATCCTCGGCGTCTAAGAAATTTGAGCCCTCTGGCTTCAGTACGTGAACAATGTAGGTTTGGATTTCGCTAATATTTTCACCATGATCACTGACTATAGGCAATACACCGTGAACCAAGAGAAAAATgttaaatgaaagaaaaaatacaataaccaagaaagaagcaaagccaCCCTTGAACTCTCCCATTTGAGTGGTGTTTTGAAAGAATTAATGGAAGAGATCAAATAGCCAATGTGTGGATGTGGTTCATGGTCTCTGTGACATTCCAATTTATAGACTATATATCTATGACTCAAGATTGCACATCATTGAAGGAATTTGGGAATTTTCATTCATATCATACCCTATGCATCTCATCaaaattgtgataatttattttGCTAGTGAGATAGGGTACCACTTTGAATTCAGACACCAAATATAATTTCCTTGGATGAAGGATATATAGCACTGATAATTTTGAACTTCAGAACAAGCTTGGACCTTGGATGCCATGAAACAAATACTATGTTACTATTATTCAGAAATGCATGCTGCATGGTGTGCTTTCTCTTTGTATGGTGTCCTTTTGACAAAGCAATCGATATTAAgaagtgtttttaaaataaattaatcctACAGAAGGAAGATCGAGAAGTTTAAGGATGATCTCTAAACAATGCTTGTGCACTGATTATATTCGCTTATATTGATGATAGAATCCAATGAGCATCTAGTTTTGGAAGTACTATCCTTGTTTTGAGGCTTTTG
This window encodes:
- the LOC120258894 gene encoding subtilisin-like protease, which gives rise to MCETGDIENIKKGDVVRNAGGAGMIIMNFDKYGNTTSSDAHHLSVAYVSYKDTIQLKDYIMSNSTPTAKITFGGTIFDIHPSPTLASFSSRSPAKYNGNIMKPDVTAPGVNILSTWPVEVGLFPSHLKTKTFNFASGTSMASPHVSGIVALIMSKLKYENKRQWSILEIQSALVTTINTFDLDGRPIFDEATFNDSANILQRGARQVNATNAMDPGLVYNIELDDYVANLCGMFSNNNTEVQRFTKNNKQCTRSISGEQLNYPSIGILMASSPASTTISRTVTNVGDASEIYNATFIEPPFVKMYLSQYQFSFSRLDQQITYDITFTMNGSHPGSGVIGQGELSWVSSKHNVIERIQSEKKDCYNPAHRIWCWLCCLYY
- the LOC120258903 gene encoding subtilisin-like protease 4, which codes for MGEFKGGFASFLVIVFFLSFNIFLLVHGVLPIVSDHGENISEIQTYIVHVLKPEGSNFLDAEDLENCHKSFLPNTTLDTGEPRMLFSYKEAISGFAARLTPEEVRDMEKMDGFLHANPSRTLHLQTTYTHDFLNLSTLFGVWSTSNSFYGEGIIIGVLDTGIHMPHPSFDDTGMPPRPAGWNASCYLRTPCNGKVIVAQSFNIANSTTPPSDIDQGYGTHVAGIAAGNFVDNAEVLDQALGRAAGTVPKAFISVYKVCFISIGCETTGVLADIDKAIQDGVHILQMSFGL